GCATCGGCAACCGCCCCGAGATCGTCGAGATCACGATGACATTCGCCGGCCACCACTGATGGACCACACCCGGGCGATCGATAGGCTGCCCGAAGGCGTGCTGGAACGCCTGGTCCGTGGCATCCGTTCCGGTGACCGGGCATCGTTCCGTGACTTCTTCTTTCTGTTCCAACCCGATGTCTTCCGGTTCATCTTCCGGTTGACCCGCGACAGGCAGGTCGCCGAGGACCTCACGCAGGATACATTCCTGCGGTTCTGGGATGCGCGGGATCGCCTGGACGCAACGGGCTCCCCTGCGAGCTACCTGTTCAGGATCGCACGCAATCTGGTGCTGGACGAAGCGGACCGCCGGAAGCCTTCGCTGGAGATCACCGGCGCGCCGGAAGAGGTTCTCGTTCGCTACTCACGGGACCCGGAGGAAGAGTATGCCAGACGGCTTGCGGCCGATGAGGTTCTGAATGCGCTCACGTACCTCCCCGAACGCAGCCGGGTGGCGTTCGTGCTGAGCCGCTATCATGACATGAACAATGACGAGATCGCGGTGACAATGCAGATCTCGGTGCAGACGGTGAAGAACCAGATAAGCCGCGCCCTGACCCTCCTGCGAAAACGTCTCGTCGACGGCGACGGCGGATAGTACTTTTTTCTTTCTGCGCCGTATTCTCTATAGGCGGCAGGAAGCCTTTCCGGAAGTCCCTTCCAGATCACCCCGCCTCTTCGTTGCCTAAGTCCCGGCAGGTCATGCTCCGTTCTTCCCTGTGTCACAAGTCCAGCGGCGATTCTTTCTGATGTGACAATGTGCCATCAAATCGGTTCCTCTATGTCGTATCTTCAACGTATGGTCGATGTGCCGTTCATGGTGAAGGTCCTCCGGGGCCATGCCTCCCAGGAGGAACGCGAATTCCTGGATGCGTGGCTGAAGGAATCCGATGTTCACCGGGAGGAATTCGCGGCGGTTGCTGAGACGTGGGACAAGGCCGGCCGTGCCGGGGTTCCTGTCGTGCCCGACCCTTTGGGCCAGTGGGCCATTCTTGAATCGAGGCTGAACACTCCGGCCGATATCCCCGTTCCAGTTCACCCGGACCATGCACCGGTACGGATGCCGGAGCTCAGGCGGCGGCCGATGCGGGCGTTCCGGTCGATCGGGGTTGGCATGATGGTGCTTGTCGTCATGGCTGGCCTGACGTCCGGTATCTTCTGGCTGGCAGGCCGGAGCCACCCGGCGGCGACAGAGCGTTCCGTTCCGGGATCCATGATCGGCCCCGAGCGGGAGTACACGACGGCCAACGGCCGCCGTGCAATGATCCCACTGCCGGATGGGACCGTGGTACACCTCAACGCGGCAAGCAGGTTGTCGGTCGATCCTGCGTTCGGAGGTACGGAACGGCGCGTGGTGCTCGAGGGTGAGGCCTATTTCGCCGTTGCGCCCGATCCTTCGAGGCCCTTCCGGGTGTACACCGGTGCGTCATTTACGGAGGTGCGGGGAACAGAGTTCGGCGTGCGGTACCGGCGCGACAAGGTTGACGTGGTCGTTTCCCGCGGAAAGGTCCGCGTCGTGAGCCGGAGCAAAGGCGGGTCGGTCGACCTCGAGAGGGGAGAAGGGGTGACCGCCACGGCGTCGGGTGAATTGTCAAAGCCGCATCGGGTGGACCTCCATACATCGCTCGCCTGGCGGGAGAACCGCATGGCATTCAAGAAGACCCCGCTCGAAGATGTTATGACCGAGATCGAAGAAGTGTACGATATGCATGTGGAATTCAAGACCCCGGCGATCCGTTCGCGGACATTGACCGGGACGTTCTCCGTCGATTCCATCGATGTGGTCCTTTCCCAGATCGCGCTTGCCATGGATGTGTCCATTCATCGTGATGGCCGGACGGTGGTGGTGCGCTGATGACCACACGGCCACATCTCTTCCGGTTCCTGCTGCTCATCGGCCTGCTTCTTCCGGCCGGGCGTGTACTTCCCCAGGAAGGCGAAGGCGAGCCGGTGATGCTGGAGCCCGATGCTTTGAAGTTCGACCCGGTCGCGGAGTGGGGCCAGATCACCGATGGCGGCACTTTTGCCAATGAGAAGATGGCGAAGCCCATCACGCTGGTGATGCGCGACCGGACACTGCGGGAGATCCTGGTGCGTGTGGGTGAGCTCGCCGGCGTTGAACTCGTCTTCAATGACGAGCGGGTGGCAGTTCGCGGTGTGAGCATCGCCGCGGAGCGCAAGCCGGTGCAGCATGTGCTGGATGAGCTCCTCCTCGGGCGCGGCATCAATTACGTCGTCTCTGCGCGCGGACAGGTGATCATCGGGAATGAACAGCGCGTTGCGGAGACCGTGGGCACTCTTCGGGGCGTAGTGCAGGGAAAGAACGGCGAGCCGCTTGTTGGTGCGCATGTCATGATCCGTGGGACGCGGATCGGTGCTTCCGCCGATGTGCTGGGGAAGTACACCATCCCGAAACTGCAGCCCGGGCTCTACACGCTTGAGATCTCGTGCATGGGATTTGCGAAGATCTCCCGTCAGGTGATGGTGCGTGCCGGCGAGACCGTTGCGGCGGATTTCCTGATGGACGAGACGTCGTTCATGATCGGGGCCATCGAGGTGGTGGGTTCCAGCGACGCTCTGCCGCGCGAAGCACAGAGCAAGACCACGATTTCCAGCGCCGAGATCGAACACTTCCAGGCATCCAGTATCGGTGATGTTCTGGATCTCGTGCCGGGGGTGCAGAAGACCGAGAATCCCGGCCTCGGCAAGACCAGCCAGATCGCCCTCCGGGGCCGCGAGCTGGATGTACTTTCGTCGTTCGGGACACTGGTGATGGTGGATGGTATTCCGGTCTCCAACAATGCCAATCTTCAGTTCGAGCAGTACTCCGGTGCCAAGGCAGGCGCGACGACCATGGGGTCGGGGGCCGATCTGCGCACGATCCCGGCGGACAATGTGGCGTCGGTTGAAGTGGTGAGCGGCATGCCTTCGGTGCGCTACGGTGACATGACGTCAGGGTTGATCAATGTGCAGACGAAGATCGGGGCACAACCGAATCGCCTGAAGGTCAAGAATAACCCGGATACGCGGGAGGCGAACCTCGGTGGCGGATTCAATCTCGGAACCGATGGTCTGAGTTACAACGTCAATGTGGCCAGGAGTGAACGCGACGTGCGCAAGGACGGAGATGAATACACCCGTCTGACCGGCCAGCTCGTCCACACGACGACGATGCTGGGTGATGCCCTGACCCTCAGCTCGAAGGTCCACGGACAGAAGATCTTCGATGAGGAAGAGCCGAAGGGCGATGTGTACCGCACGCACAACTATAACCGCGGGCACACGCTGGGCATTGCGGCGTGGGGGAAGTACTCCTTCGTGCCCGGGATCTCGGACCTGGAGTTCAATACCTATCTGACCTACAGGAGAGTGGACAGCCACCGGTCCAAACTCATCCAGGCCGATCTGCGGATCCTGCCGAATGGTGACACGATCTCTTCCTATATCGCACAGGTGGATTCCCGTGGCATTGAATGGACCATCGGCGGGAGGCTGGAGTGGAATAACACGTTCTTCACCGGCGATCTCATCCATCGGACTCTGGTGGGCATGGACATGCAATACAACGCCAACACCGGCGAGGGTCTGCTGCTTGACACACTGTACAATTACTATGGATCGCTGTCAGGGAGACTCCCGTATTCGTTCGACAGTATCCCCGGCCAGATCCTGGCGAGCATCTATGCAGAGGACCGGATCGCGGGGCACTGGGGAGTCGATTTTGCTTTGACCTTCGGGGCGCGTTACGAAATGTATCGTCCGTAGAGCGTGTCCCTGAAAGGGTTGTGGGGTGATGGTGATCTCGTGCGGTCCCATCATGGATCGTTCTTCAATCCCCGCATGAGTCTGCTCCTGGGGTTCTCGGAGACCAATCAGCTCCGGCTGAGTGCGGGGTTCTCGTCGAAGTCTCCTCCGATGAGCGCGGTCTTCCCTCCGCCCGATGTGGTACGTTGGCGGAACCCGGGCAATGGTGCCCTGGTCTATCTCCGGCCCGACCGCTGGGTCCCCGGACTTCAGGGGTATCGCGAGGGACAGATCGAGATGTCGTTCGATCAGAAGCTGTTCGGGTCGGCCGGGGTCACACTCACCGGCTATTTCCGGGAACGCGACCACGAACCGGACGACAGATCCTTCCCACCTTCGTGACGACCCTGACCGGGGGAAAGACGGTCGCCTACTACGTTGATACGTACAATCTGTACATGAATGACGGGTGGACGAAGAGCAAAGGGATCGAGTTCAGTCTGCGCACGGGCACCATCCGGCCCCTCAATATGGAGTTCCGCATCGTCGGCTCCTACAGCAATTCCGTGTTCGGTCATACGACGTGGTCGTATGGCGAGAGTCCCGATGCCAGCCAGGGCCAGTTCCCGAACCACACTGTTGCAGGAACCGACACGATGATCGGTTGGTGGTATCCTTCCCTGGTCGAATGGCGGGACCGGCTGCTTGTCAATTACTACCTCCGCTATACGGTTGCACCGCTGGGGCTGTGGGTCACGGTACGTGCCGAACAGACCATCTGGGAACGTTACCAGTTCTCGAGTAAGGTTCCTGTCGATCGGTCGATGCTCACCCCGGCGGACCTGGTGCAGCGCGACTTCGATGAGGCGGTGCAATCGCGGTACCTCAAATGGCTGCTCAGTGTGAACATCAGCAAGTCGCTCTTCAAGGGGGCAGAGGTGTCGTTCTACATCAACAACGTTCTCGACGATCCCGCGATCACGCGGTATATGCGGACCGCGACGGAGAGCGATGAGCAGACCCGGAACCCGCCATTGTTCTACGGGCTGGAGTTCAGTATGGTGATCGATGATCTGTTCAGGAAGGGAGACTGATCCATGCGGCCGATGCTCTTGATGCTCGTCGCGCTGATCGGTATGGCCGGATGTGTGCAGGATCCGCCGGTGACCGTTGACGGGAATGCGACGATCGTGGTGAAGGCCGTCTGGAATTCCAGCGGCAACGATTCGCTCCCGGTGTATGTGCCGCTTGCCGGGGCAAAGGTGACGCTGATCTCCGAGTACGGGACGATGGTCCGGGCCACCGACCTCTCCGGCACGGTCACCCTCGATCACCTT
This genomic window from Ignavibacteriota bacterium contains:
- a CDS encoding sigma-70 family RNA polymerase sigma factor, which gives rise to MDHTRAIDRLPEGVLERLVRGIRSGDRASFRDFFFLFQPDVFRFIFRLTRDRQVAEDLTQDTFLRFWDARDRLDATGSPASYLFRIARNLVLDEADRRKPSLEITGAPEEVLVRYSRDPEEEYARRLAADEVLNALTYLPERSRVAFVLSRYHDMNNDEIAVTMQISVQTVKNQISRALTLLRKRLVDGDGG
- a CDS encoding FecR domain-containing protein, encoding MSYLQRMVDVPFMVKVLRGHASQEEREFLDAWLKESDVHREEFAAVAETWDKAGRAGVPVVPDPLGQWAILESRLNTPADIPVPVHPDHAPVRMPELRRRPMRAFRSIGVGMMVLVVMAGLTSGIFWLAGRSHPAATERSVPGSMIGPEREYTTANGRRAMIPLPDGTVVHLNAASRLSVDPAFGGTERRVVLEGEAYFAVAPDPSRPFRVYTGASFTEVRGTEFGVRYRRDKVDVVVSRGKVRVVSRSKGGSVDLERGEGVTATASGELSKPHRVDLHTSLAWRENRMAFKKTPLEDVMTEIEEVYDMHVEFKTPAIRSRTLTGTFSVDSIDVVLSQIALAMDVSIHRDGRTVVVR
- a CDS encoding TonB-dependent receptor plug domain-containing protein; this translates as MTTRPHLFRFLLLIGLLLPAGRVLPQEGEGEPVMLEPDALKFDPVAEWGQITDGGTFANEKMAKPITLVMRDRTLREILVRVGELAGVELVFNDERVAVRGVSIAAERKPVQHVLDELLLGRGINYVVSARGQVIIGNEQRVAETVGTLRGVVQGKNGEPLVGAHVMIRGTRIGASADVLGKYTIPKLQPGLYTLEISCMGFAKISRQVMVRAGETVAADFLMDETSFMIGAIEVVGSSDALPREAQSKTTISSAEIEHFQASSIGDVLDLVPGVQKTENPGLGKTSQIALRGRELDVLSSFGTLVMVDGIPVSNNANLQFEQYSGAKAGATTMGSGADLRTIPADNVASVEVVSGMPSVRYGDMTSGLINVQTKIGAQPNRLKVKNNPDTREANLGGGFNLGTDGLSYNVNVARSERDVRKDGDEYTRLTGQLVHTTTMLGDALTLSSKVHGQKIFDEEEPKGDVYRTHNYNRGHTLGIAAWGKYSFVPGISDLEFNTYLTYRRVDSHRSKLIQADLRILPNGDTISSYIAQVDSRGIEWTIGGRLEWNNTFFTGDLIHRTLVGMDMQYNANTGEGLLLDTLYNYYGSLSGRLPYSFDSIPGQILASIYAEDRIAGHWGVDFALTFGARYEMYRP